Proteins co-encoded in one Salvia splendens isolate huo1 chromosome 4, SspV2, whole genome shotgun sequence genomic window:
- the LOC121800904 gene encoding uncharacterized protein LOC121800904: MGGISKKKEMPMNTIIEVKLFDVWGIDFIGPFPKSGEYQYILLAVEYVSRWVEAIPTKTNDSKVVTAFVRKNIFSRFGTRRALISDGGSHFNNRWLDNILDKYGVKHRVTSPYHPQVNGQTELENREIKSFLQKTVSTNRKEWALRSDDVLWAYRTAYKSPIDFQKAGEERRLFLNKMDEFRMEAYDSSSTYKERIKAYHDRMISPRELTLGDVVLLHNSRLSLFPRKLKSKWTGPYMIKKIYDSGTVELLAPDWDVVSSQWPPSEEIL, from the exons ATGGGGGGTATATCtaagaagaaggagatgccTATGAACACCATCATTGAGGTAAAATTGTTTGATGTATGGGGGATAGATTTTATAGGGCCATTCCCAAAATCAGGGGAGTACCAATATATTTTACTTGCAGTTGAATATGTGTCTAGATGGGTGGAAGCAATTCCTACCAAAACTAATGATTCTAAAGTTGTAACTGCCTTTGTTAGGAAAAACATTTTTAGCAGGTTTGGTACACGTCGCGCTCTCATAAGCGATGGAGGATCTCACTTCAACAATAGGTGGCTAGACAACATATTGGATAAGTATGGAGTCAAGCATAGAGTCACCTCACCTTACCACCCCCAAGTCAATGGGCAGACCGAGCTTGAAAATAGGGAAATCAAGTCCTTCCTACAAAAAACAGTGAGCACTAATAGAAAGGAATGGGCACTCCGTTCAGATGATGTGTTGTGGGCATATCGTACCGCATACAAATCTCCTATAG ATTTCCAAAAGGCCGGTGAGGAGAGGCGCCTCTTCCTCAATAAGATGGACGAGTTTCGAATGGAAGCATATGATAGCTCGTCTACTTACAAGGAAAGGATTAAGGCTTACCACGATAGGATGATTAGCCCACGAGAGCTCACCTTGGGGGATGTAGTTTTGTTGCACAATTCTAGACTCTCTCTTTTCCCTAGAAagttgaagtccaaatggactggcCCTTACATGATCAAGAAAATCTATGATAGTGGGACGGTTGAGTTGCTGGCTCCGGATTGGGACGTTGTTTCAAGCCAATGGCCACCGAGTGAAGAAATACTATAG
- the LOC121798002 gene encoding WEB family protein At2g38370-like — translation MATENPQIPEAYNSGRAEIDTSAPFESVKEAVNRFGGMGFWNPNSQHSSQHEREVVVDVVNLEEQTAQLERDLFMKEWETLDVLKELESTKNVVEELKLKLQKETSWINAESASEAKNRAVEVTGHEGRHKKDEIGIGGVGLCPSEAPGFILLELKQAKLNLMRTTTDLADIRAAVDAYSKKIERERASLERTRQRLSSNTLKISCFEEELNQKRQKLEEVIDGDVHDPINITQKLSSETDQFKKVGEAARTQIQRALSEIEQTKARIRTAEVRLIAAKKMKQAARASEAVAFAEMKALSCSDVTLTFEEYSSLISKVQEADSASKGSVAGKTLLVEETYASKTEILKKVEEATEEVKTSKKALEEALNRVETANQGKLALDEALRLLRSEQGLKQRSVHNSTKFKNPSLRRKDSYRLDVNGTGLVSNGLKHVLRPTPSIGQILSRKLLLTEDYNNGAQAGKRKVSLGQMLSKPSSDQSSSRKCGKENKEVATKRKKFGFARISLLVAKQSKKKKGNGAAGSMLQGCV, via the exons ATGGCCACCGAAAATCCACAGATTCCAGAAGCCTATAATTCGGGCCGGGCCGAAATCGACACTTCTGCTCCGTTCGAATCGGTGAAGGAGGCGGTGAACCGCTTCGGCGGCATGGGATTTTGGAATCCCAATTCTCAACATTCCTCCCAG CATGAGAGAGAAGTGGTTGTTGATGTTGTCAATCTGGAGGAACAAACTGCACAACTCGAAAGAGATCTTTTTATGAAGGAGTGGGAGACGCTCGATGTCTTGAAGGAACTCGAATCGACCAAGAACGTAGTTGAGGAGTTGAAACTGAAGCTGCAGAAGGAGACGTCCTGGATCAACGCAGAATCAGCAAGTGAAGCGAAGAATCGAGCTGTTGAAGTGACTGGACACGAAGGAAGACACAAAAAGGATGAGATTGGCATTGGTGGTGTGGGCTTGTGCCCCTCGGAAGCTCCCGGTTTCATTCTCTTGGAGCTGAAACAGGCAAAGCTGAACCTAATGCGGACGACTACTGATCTTGCTGACATCAGAGCCGCAGTTGATGCATACAGCAAGAAAATCGAGAGGGAGAGGGCGTCCCTTGAGAGGACCCGTCAGAGGCTGTCTTCAAACACTTTGAAAATCTCGTGTTTTGAGGAGGAGCTAAACCAGAAGAGGCAGAAGCTCGAGGAGGTCATAGATGGCGACGTTCATGACCCCATAAACATCACGCAGAAGCTGAGTTCGGAGACGGATCAGTTCAAGAAGGTTGGGGAGGCTGCTAGGACGCAAATCCAAAGGGCGTTGTCCGAGATCGAGCAAACCAAGGCTCGGATTAGGACAGCAGAGGTCAGGCTGATAGCGGCCAAGAAGATGAAACAAGCTGCACGAGCGTCTGAAGCCGTTGCTTTTGCTGAAATGAAGGCACTCTCCTGCTCTGATGTAACCCTCACGTTCGAGGAATACTCCTCCTTGATCTCCAAAGTACAAGAAGCTGACTCGGCCAGCAAGGGCAGTGTCGCGGGAAAAACGCTCCTGGTTGAGGAAACATACGCGTCGAAGACAGAAATCTTGAAAAAAGTCGAGGAAGCAACAGAGGAAGTGAAGACAAGCAAGAAGGCTTTGGAAGAGGCACTGAACCGAGTGGAGACAGCCAATCAAGGGAAGCTAGCACTGGACGAGGCACTTCGCTTGTTGAGATCAGAGCAAGGCCTCAAACAGCGCTCTGTCCACAACTCCACCAAGTTCAAGAATCCGTCGCTGAGGAGGAAAGACTCCTACCGTCTTGATGTCAATGGCACGGGACTAGTCAGCAATGGGCTCAAGCACGTGCTGAGGCCGACTCCCTCAATCGGTCAGATACTGAGCAGGAAACTGCTGCTGACCGAGGACTACAACAATGGAGCGCAAGCCGGGAAACGCAAGGTTTCGCTGGGGCAAATGCTGAGCAAGCCAAGTAGTGATCAGAGTTCTTCAAG